In the Maribacter sp. MJ134 genome, one interval contains:
- a CDS encoding cytochrome c oxidase subunit 3, with product MDTTVTTATEENVWGGGNRPLGASYGKLMMWFFLVSDALTFSGFLAAYGFSRFKFIETWPIADEVFTHFPGFHGVEAPMYYVAFMTFVLIMSSVTMVLAVDAGHKMKKNAVIWYMFATIIGGAIFVGSQAWEWATFISGDYGALETKGGRILQFVNADTGKRAAIADFAEVIPGERVAHEKKNGIWYYEEGTRTSYNLNEVVAGFKANSNIVIRTETILPDVEELKTSDRPKDVAMAARFEKEVSNIEGIGEKAVLTREASLSKLDDAVMVVEGANLVRNEYGSRLFADFFFFITGFHGFHVFSGVLINLIIFFNVVIGTYERRGHYEMVEKVGLYWHFVDLVWVFVFTFFYLV from the coding sequence ATGGATACTACGGTTACAACGGCAACAGAAGAAAACGTTTGGGGAGGTGGTAATAGGCCTTTAGGTGCTAGTTACGGTAAGTTAATGATGTGGTTCTTCCTTGTTTCGGATGCGCTTACATTTTCTGGATTTTTGGCCGCTTACGGTTTTTCAAGATTCAAGTTTATAGAAACTTGGCCTATTGCAGATGAGGTTTTTACGCACTTTCCGGGATTTCACGGTGTTGAAGCACCAATGTACTACGTAGCGTTTATGACCTTTGTGTTAATTATGTCTTCGGTAACCATGGTTTTGGCAGTTGATGCTGGGCATAAGATGAAAAAGAACGCCGTTATTTGGTATATGTTCGCCACAATTATAGGCGGTGCAATTTTTGTAGGTTCACAAGCTTGGGAATGGGCAACTTTTATTAGTGGTGATTATGGTGCCTTGGAAACTAAGGGTGGTAGAATCCTACAATTTGTTAATGCAGATACAGGTAAAAGGGCTGCCATTGCCGATTTTGCCGAGGTAATACCTGGTGAGCGCGTGGCACATGAGAAGAAGAACGGTATTTGGTATTACGAAGAAGGTACAAGAACTAGTTATAATCTAAATGAAGTCGTAGCTGGTTTTAAGGCCAATTCCAATATTGTTATACGTACGGAGACTATACTTCCCGACGTTGAGGAGTTAAAAACATCCGATAGACCAAAAGATGTGGCAATGGCTGCTAGATTTGAAAAAGAGGTTTCCAATATAGAAGGAATAGGTGAGAAAGCAGTTTTGACCAGAGAGGCATCATTATCTAAGCTAGACGACGCAGTCATGGTAGTAGAAGGTGCCAATCTTGTTCGTAATGAATATGGTAGTCGCTTGTTTGCGGATTTCTTTTTCTTCATAACAGGTTTTCACGGTTTTCACGTTTTTTCTGGGGTACTCATAAACCTTATTATATTCTTTAACGTGGTTATAGGTACCTATGAGAGAAGAGGGCACTATGAAATGGTCGAAAAGGTTGGTCTTTACTGGCACTTTGTAGATTTAGTATGGGTATTTGTATTTACATTCTTTTATTTGGTGTAA
- a CDS encoding VanZ family protein, which translates to MFVTFSSLSSFEGVDVSYINIPHFDKIVHFGFYFVMVVLGVFAFDEQFKNRFGPQKGLIFMLIFAIAYGVIIEVLQAGFTANRQGDVLDAIANTLGALSGMWIGKSLFSNRWPLK; encoded by the coding sequence ATGTTCGTAACATTTTCCAGCTTATCTTCTTTTGAGGGGGTTGATGTGTCCTATATTAACATCCCCCATTTTGATAAGATCGTTCATTTTGGATTCTACTTTGTTATGGTCGTCTTGGGAGTTTTTGCCTTCGATGAACAATTCAAAAATCGTTTTGGACCGCAGAAAGGGCTAATTTTTATGCTAATTTTTGCAATTGCCTATGGCGTAATTATTGAGGTATTACAAGCAGGGTTTACGGCGAACAGGCAAGGGGATGTTCTGGACGCAATAGCCAATACCTTAGGCGCATTATCGGGAATGTGGATCGGTAAGTCGCTATTTTCCAACCGATGGCCGTTAAAATGA
- a CDS encoding MBL fold metallo-hydrolase, which translates to MKKLDLRSFLIFLLLFSLKVTAQKDDVVITVDTLSNNVYMLTGQGGNIGIYVGKENVYMIDDQFERLSPKIKTAIASLTSKPIAFLFNTHMHGDHTGGNINFNSKETILIAHDNVRNSLSAKLAEKPELGAAILPEITFSDDVTLYDGEETIMAFHVHNAHTDGDAMIYFMKNNVLHMGDTYFSGRYPYIDLKNGGSVEGYIKAHRKALLLINEDTKIIPGHGRPSSKQELASYTEMLEMIKANILEAIKDGKTLEEVQQAQELTSSYDATHGSGFINPEKIRATFYNSLKQ; encoded by the coding sequence ATGAAAAAATTAGATTTACGTTCTTTCCTCATTTTCTTACTACTATTTTCCCTGAAGGTTACCGCACAAAAAGATGATGTTGTGATTACTGTAGACACCTTATCCAACAACGTTTACATGTTAACGGGTCAAGGAGGAAATATCGGTATATATGTTGGAAAAGAGAATGTTTATATGATTGATGACCAATTTGAACGATTAAGTCCTAAAATTAAAACCGCCATCGCTTCCTTGACATCAAAACCTATTGCCTTTCTCTTTAATACGCATATGCACGGAGACCATACTGGAGGCAACATAAATTTCAATAGTAAAGAAACTATTTTAATAGCCCATGACAACGTAAGGAATAGCCTATCCGCAAAATTGGCAGAAAAACCAGAACTTGGTGCTGCAATCTTACCCGAAATTACCTTTTCTGACGATGTTACCCTCTACGATGGAGAAGAGACCATAATGGCCTTTCATGTTCATAATGCGCACACCGACGGAGATGCAATGATATATTTTATGAAGAACAATGTGCTTCACATGGGTGATACCTACTTCTCAGGAAGATATCCTTATATAGACCTGAAAAACGGAGGTAGTGTTGAAGGTTATATCAAAGCCCACAGAAAAGCGTTATTGCTCATTAATGAAGACACCAAGATAATTCCAGGACACGGAAGGCCTTCCTCGAAACAAGAACTTGCATCCTACACGGAAATGTTGGAGATGATAAAAGCCAATATACTTGAGGCCATTAAGGACGGAAAAACACTTGAAGAAGTGCAACAAGCCCAAGAGCTGACAAGTTCATATGACGCCACGCATGGCTCGGGCTTTATTAATCCAGAAAAAATAAGAGCTACGTTTTATAATAGCTTGAAACAATAG
- the gcvH gene encoding glycine cleavage system protein GcvH: MNTPSELKYTKDHEWVKIDGDIATVGITDFAQGELGDIVYVEVDTLDETLEREAVFGTVEAVKTVSDLFLPLSGEIIEFNESLEDEPEKVNSDPYGDGWMVKIKFSDESELGDLLSDEDYKALVGA; the protein is encoded by the coding sequence ATGAATACACCATCAGAATTAAAATATACAAAGGATCACGAATGGGTAAAGATAGATGGTGATATTGCCACTGTTGGTATTACGGATTTTGCACAGGGAGAACTTGGAGATATCGTTTATGTTGAAGTGGATACCCTGGACGAAACCTTGGAAAGGGAAGCTGTTTTTGGAACGGTAGAGGCGGTTAAGACGGTTTCTGATTTATTCTTGCCACTCTCTGGAGAGATTATAGAATTCAACGAGTCTTTAGAAGATGAGCCGGAAAAAGTAAATTCGGATCCCTACGGCGACGGCTGGATGGTGAAAATAAAGTTTAGTGATGAAAGCGAGTTAGGCGACCTGTTGAGTGATGAAGATTACAAAGCTCTTGTTGGTGCTTAA
- a CDS encoding cytochrome C oxidase subunit IV family protein — MAHEHKLEIFRGLLKFKSNTQKIWGVLIFLTLVTIVEVVLGILKPASLTDTYFLGMKLLNWIFIILTLVKAYYIAWDFMHLRDEKTSLRRAIVWTPIFLVIYLVFILLVEADYIYNVYKDGFISWNF; from the coding sequence ATGGCACACGAACATAAACTAGAGATTTTTAGAGGTTTATTAAAATTCAAATCGAATACACAAAAGATTTGGGGCGTACTTATATTTCTAACTTTGGTTACCATTGTAGAAGTTGTCCTTGGTATTTTGAAACCAGCCTCTCTTACGGATACCTATTTTTTGGGTATGAAATTGTTGAACTGGATATTCATTATTCTAACCCTTGTAAAGGCCTATTACATTGCTTGGGACTTTATGCACTTAAGAGATGAAAAAACCTCTTTAAGAAGAGCAATCGTTTGGACACCGATATTTCTTGTTATCTACTTGGTATTTATACTATTAGTGGAAGCAGATTATATCTACAATGTCTATAAAGACGGTTTTATAAGTTGGAATTTCTAA
- a CDS encoding energy transducer TonB: MEPKKNPKADLTKNSSLYFVIGLFAVMLFTYVAFEWKTYDESNDYDISMNVDDLLDEEVPMTEQIKTPPPPPPPAAPEIIEVVEDEEEVEETVIESTETSQEEEIIEVEDVEVEEMEEDVDVPFAVIENVPVFPGCESESDKRACFNKMMQKHISKNFRYPEIAQEMGVQGRVNIMFVIQKDGSIGNVRMRGPDKNLEKEAARIIAKLPKMTPGKQRGRAVRVPFSIPITFKLQ; this comes from the coding sequence ATGGAACCTAAAAAGAATCCTAAAGCGGACTTAACAAAAAATAGTAGTCTCTATTTTGTAATTGGTCTGTTCGCCGTAATGCTGTTTACTTACGTAGCATTTGAATGGAAAACGTATGATGAGAGCAATGATTATGACATTTCTATGAATGTGGATGATTTGTTGGATGAAGAAGTTCCGATGACCGAACAGATAAAAACACCACCACCTCCACCACCACCAGCCGCACCTGAAATTATCGAGGTTGTAGAGGACGAAGAAGAGGTTGAGGAAACGGTTATCGAGTCTACAGAAACGAGTCAAGAGGAAGAAATTATCGAAGTAGAGGATGTTGAAGTAGAGGAAATGGAAGAGGATGTAGACGTTCCTTTTGCGGTAATTGAAAACGTACCTGTTTTTCCTGGCTGTGAAAGTGAAAGCGACAAAAGAGCTTGTTTTAACAAAATGATGCAGAAGCATATCAGTAAAAACTTCCGCTACCCAGAAATCGCTCAGGAAATGGGTGTGCAAGGAAGGGTAAATATCATGTTCGTAATTCAGAAAGATGGAAGCATCGGTAACGTAAGAATGCGTGGACCGGATAAGAACTTGGAAAAAGAAGCTGCGAGAATCATTGCGAAATTACCTAAGATGACGCCAGGGAAACAGAGAGGTAGAGCAGTACGTGTTCCTTTTAGTATTCCTATCACATTTAAACTACAGTAA
- the cyoE gene encoding heme o synthase yields MKTAVSSAKSNSFALVFADFKEITKARLAISVVFSSVAGYFLGAYELSMVSILLLAFGGYCMVGASNAYNQIIEKDLDALMSRTKNRPIPAGRMSSRTAMAIAIILTILGVISLYFLNPKTAMFGAISIFLYTSVYTPLKTKTPLAVFVGAFPGAIPFMLGWVAATNDFGIEPGTLFMIQFFWQFPHFWALGWMLDEDYKKGGFKMLPTGKKDTGTALQIIMYTIWMMVISIIPVFGITGRLTLSVPAAVLIFLMGGVMLFFALQLYSKRDNVSARKLMLASVTYITLMQVVYVIDKFIA; encoded by the coding sequence ATGAAGACCGCAGTCAGCTCAGCAAAAAGCAATTCATTTGCGTTGGTTTTTGCTGATTTTAAGGAAATTACAAAAGCTAGGCTAGCTATTAGTGTGGTCTTTTCTTCAGTGGCCGGCTACTTTTTAGGTGCCTATGAATTAAGCATGGTGTCCATTCTTCTTTTGGCTTTCGGAGGTTATTGTATGGTTGGGGCCAGTAATGCATATAACCAGATTATAGAAAAAGACCTGGATGCGTTGATGAGTAGAACCAAAAATAGGCCAATACCTGCAGGTAGGATGAGCAGCAGAACTGCAATGGCTATCGCAATTATACTTACTATTCTTGGTGTTATTTCCTTATATTTTCTGAACCCGAAAACGGCCATGTTCGGGGCAATTTCAATATTTCTTTATACCAGTGTGTATACTCCATTAAAAACAAAAACACCTTTGGCCGTATTCGTTGGTGCATTCCCAGGTGCCATTCCTTTTATGTTGGGATGGGTGGCTGCCACGAACGATTTTGGAATTGAGCCCGGAACCTTGTTCATGATTCAGTTTTTTTGGCAATTTCCGCACTTTTGGGCTTTGGGTTGGATGTTGGACGAGGACTATAAAAAAGGAGGATTTAAAATGCTTCCTACCGGTAAGAAAGATACGGGAACTGCGCTACAGATAATTATGTATACTATTTGGATGATGGTCATTAGTATTATTCCGGTATTTGGAATTACAGGTAGGCTAACATTATCCGTTCCTGCTGCGGTTCTCATATTTTTAATGGGCGGTGTAATGCTGTTTTTCGCACTACAGCTATATAGTAAAAGGGATAATGTCTCGGCTAGAAAATTGATGTTGGCCAGTGTTACGTATATCACGCTGATGCAGGTGGTATATGTTATCGATAAATTTATTGCTTAA
- a CDS encoding heme-copper oxidase subunit III, producing the protein MDLTQGTVKEKNDRAKKMMLWFGIVSLLMGFAGWTSAYIVSSSREDWASDVNLPSTFYISTLVIIISSLTYILAKNAVKNDKQSTAGLWLLVTLGLGIAFIFLQFSGFSQMVAEGYYFTGPTSSIKMSYVFLIAMVHIIHVAAGMISLLVVIYNQKRGKYSSKEYLGITLGATFWHFLDLLWVYLIVFMTFVK; encoded by the coding sequence ATGGATTTAACTCAAGGTACCGTTAAAGAAAAGAACGACAGAGCAAAAAAAATGATGCTTTGGTTCGGAATTGTGAGTCTGCTTATGGGGTTTGCGGGGTGGACAAGCGCTTACATCGTAAGTAGTTCACGAGAAGACTGGGCTAGTGACGTTAATTTACCAAGTACGTTTTATATCAGTACTTTGGTGATCATTATAAGCAGTCTTACTTACATCCTAGCTAAAAACGCGGTAAAGAATGATAAGCAATCTACCGCCGGCTTGTGGTTATTGGTAACACTAGGTCTTGGGATAGCTTTTATTTTTCTGCAGTTTAGCGGTTTCTCCCAAATGGTGGCGGAAGGATATTATTTTACCGGTCCTACCAGTAGTATTAAAATGTCCTATGTGTTTTTAATAGCAATGGTGCATATCATTCACGTTGCTGCGGGCATGATTTCGTTATTGGTGGTGATATACAATCAGAAGAGAGGAAAATATTCGTCTAAAGAATACTTGGGAATAACATTAGGTGCTACATTTTGGCACTTTTTGGACCTATTGTGGGTGTACTTAATTGTATTTATGACCTTTGTTAAATAA